Below is a genomic region from Patescibacteria group bacterium.
AAGGGATGGCCTGATTTAATTCAGTGGCTATTTTTTCTAAATAAGGTTTAATTTCTTCTTCGGTTAAGTCGGAAATTAATAATCTCGTTCCACAGTTTATATCATAGCCAACACCACCTGGTGAAATGACGCCAGTTTTTAAATCCATAGCCGCCACACCGCCAATAGGAAAACCGTAACCCTCATGGACGTCGGGCATCGCCATCACATATTTTATCACACCCGGGAGGGTGGCGGTATTTACCAACTGTTCTAAAGATTTGTCCCGAAAAACATCATCGAGCATTTTGTCATCAAGATAGATTCTCGCCGGTACGTGCATATCTGTTCGAAATGTTTTTGGAATCTCATAAAGATATTTCGAAATTTTTTTTAAATTTTTTTTAGTTAAATTCGACATACTCTTTAATTTTAAATATCGAAAACAACTGTCGCAAAAAAAGAACTGTTTTCTTTTTTGATTTCTAAATCGTGCCAGGTGACGGCTTTAACTTCGGTTTGAAAACTTTTTATTTTTTGACCAAAAATTTTCCCCTTTAATTCTTTCTCGGTCAATTTTTCAAATTTTGCTTTTAAATAAGCCGCATTATTTAAATCGGTTTGATAAATCACTTCACTCAAAAAGTCAACAAAAAGATTTTCCAAATTTTCTGACTTAATTTCAATCTCAGTTTCAATTTTTTCATCTAAAATTTTAGGCTCGGTGGCTTCATTAAGAGCTTGCAAAACATTGTTTAATAATTCAGCTAAATCTTTTCCATAAACTTTAATTTTTAAATCAGCTGGATGTTCGAGAATCTGATATTTTTTTGAAACCAAATTTTTCATAAAGTTCATTGATTAATTTTTCCTGTTCGGTTAAATCTAAAACCTCCCGACGAATTCGGGCCTT
It encodes:
- a CDS encoding archease; translated protein: MKNLVSKKYQILEHPADLKIKVYGKDLAELLNNVLQALNEATEPKILDEKIETEIEIKSENLENLFVDFLSEVIYQTDLNNAAYLKAKFEKLTEKELKGKIFGQKIKSFQTEVKAVTWHDLEIKKENSSFFATVVFDI